The DNA segment CAACGTGCCACAAACGCCGTACATAAGAGGACCATCGAACCAATAAGCCAAACAGATCGCAACGATGCTTACGCCAATGCCCATCAGCTTTTTTTGTAGCGCCATCCGGGCAATCATGAATCCCAAAGTCAAGCTTGGCAATACGTTAAGCGATAGGGGCTTTGTAAAAAATACACGATACGCTGGTTCAGAGAGTAGCGAGAAGGCTGCTAGCCACAGGAAATATCTAATGCTTTGAATACAAAAAGCATCAACTTGAGCTGACCGATTGATATTCGCCGCAATAATTAAACAAAAAAGTGGGTATGAAATACGGCCTGGTACAAACAAACCAGTGAGTGATGGCCAGATATAATGAATGTGATCGATCAACATCGTTGAGATTGCCAGCCATTTAATTAAATCAATACTTGAGCTCCGATTTTGTATTTTCGAACTATTGGTGATCTGCGTTAATTGTGAAATTCGATGGAAAATTTCTCTCACAGCTAAATTCATCATTTGGCACGAAAACTTATCCCAATACATTGATACACACCAGGATACCTAGCACTTTGGCTATTCATCTTCAGTCCTTGTCAAATGACCAGGGACTGTGTTCCGTAAATCGCCGAAGCGTAGATACAACACCGGCACTACCAATAAATTAAGCACGGTCGAAGTCAACAAACCGAACAAAATCACAGTCGCCATTGGCGCCTGAATTTCACTGCCCGGCTCGCCGCCGCTAAAGGCGAGCGGCGCCAATCCCAATCCCGCCGCAAGCGCCGTCATTAAAATCGGGATCAGCCGTTCCGAGGCGCCCCGTCTAACGACTTCGGTAAAGTCTTTCACGCCTTCCTGTTCCCATAAATTGCGAATGTGAGCAACCAGCATCACGCCGTTGCGGGTGGCAATGCCGAATAAGGTGATAAATCCGATCATCGACGCTACCGACAATATGCCGCCCGACACATAGACGCCAATTACCCCACCCACCAGTGCCAGCGGCAAATTCAACATCACCAGCAAGGCGTCGCGCATCGAGTGAAAAGCCACATACAGCAAGAGAAATATGCCCGCCGTGACCACCGCGCCCAGAATCAGCAGAGTTTGCGCGGCTTCCTGGGCGCTTTCGAACTGCCCGCCGTATTCGATGTGGTAAGCCGACGGCATTTGCACCTGCGCGGTCACCCGCTGGCGAATGTCGTTCACGACACCGGCCAGGTCGCGGCCCGCCACGTTGGCCATGACCACCAGTTTGCGTTGTACATCTTCGCGACTGATCGTGTCCGGGCCACGGGTTTTCTGAATATCCGCCAAGGCATGCAAGGGCAGCTGCGCACCGCTGGGTGAGGTTAACAACGTGGCGCGAACGGCATCGAGGTCTTCCTTGGATTCGCTGGGATAACGCACCACCAAATCAAAGGCGGTTTGTCCCTCGAAGATGCGTGACACTTCCTTGCCTTGAAAGGCCGTTTCCAGTACCTCGGCAACTTGCTCCATGGTGAACCCATAACGGGCGATGGCGGCACGGTCAAACTTCACCGATAGAAACGGTACATCCGACGGATTGTCGATAGAGACATCCACAGCCCCCTCGACAGCTTCCACCAATCCCTTCACTTGCTGGGCCAGGCGGCGCAATTCGGCCAAATCGTCACCGAAGATTTTGACGGCAATATTGGCGCGAGTACCCGACAACATGTGATCGATACGATGGGAAATCGGTTGTCCGATCACGGCGTTGGCACCTGGCACCAGCGTCAATTTTCGTCTCAACTCGGCTAGCACCGTTTCCTTGTCGCGGTCTTTCATCGCCAGCCGGACATCGATCTCCGAGGCATAAACCGCTTGGGCATGGGGGTCAAGCTCCGCGCGCCCGGTTCGCCGCGCCGTGGCGGCGGTTTCCGGCAGTTGCAGAATGATTTTTTCGGCCATCTGGCCAATCTGATCCGATTGCTCCAGCGACGTGCCTGGAAGCGTCACCACGGCGATGGTGAGGCTGCCTTCGTTGAATTCGGGCAGAAACGAGCGACCGGTCAGCGCCAAGGCAATCAGGGTGGCGACTATCGTGCCGGTTGATGCCACCACTGTCCAGCGCCAGTGAGGTAGTACGCGCGCCAAGCAGGCGGTGTAATAAGCTTTCAGTCCAAGCGCCAATTTGCTCTCGTGCACTTCCGTTACCGTGCGTGAATGTGGCAGCAGATAACTGCTCAAGGCCGGCGTAACAGTTACCGCGACTAACAGGGATGCGGCAATGGCCACCACATAAGCAAATCCCAAGGGTTGCATCAATCGTCCTTCGATGCCGGAGAGGAAAAACAACGGTACAAAAACCAGCATGATGATCAAGGTGGCGTAAACGATGGAGCCGAGAATTTCATGGCTGGCACGAAGCACCGTGGCGGCAATCGGCGCGGGTGATGGCTGCTCGGCACGCTCTCGCAGCCTGCGCACGATGTTTTCCACCACGATAATGGCATCGTCCACCAACGCCCCCAATGCGATGGCCAAGCCGCCGAGGGTCATGGTGTTGAGGGTAGCGCCGGAAGCGCTCATGGCCAACACGGCGACGATCAGTGAAATCGGCAATGCAATCAAGGTAATCAGCGTAGCGCGAGCACTCAACAGAAACAAGGCCACTATGATCACCACCAATATGGCACCATCACGCAGCGCGTGACCAAGATTGGCAACCGCAACAGCAATGAAGTCCGCTTGTCGAAAAATATTGGTATCGATAGACATGCCTTTGGGCAGTGCCGTCTGGATTTCATTGAGTGTTTTTTCCAAACGCTCGGTCAATTCCAGGGTATTGACCGACGGCTGCTTCTGGATGCCGATAATGACGGCCGGTTCGCCATCATGAGAGCCGGTACCACGTTTGTAGGCCGGTCCGATGCGAATGTCGGCGATATGTTTCAATAACACCGGGCCTGATGGACTCGATACGGCCGTTTGCGCCAAATCCTCGATCTGCTTGACTCGACCCAAACCCTGTATCAGATATTCCTGGCCGCCACTGGCGAGAAAACCGGCAGAGGCGTTGGTATTAGAGGCACGCACCGCCTCGATCACGTCATTGAGGGATAGCCCGTAGGCCACCAGACGTTCCGGGCGGACTTCCACTTGATATTGCTTGGTATCGCCGCCGATGCTGATTACCTCGGCGACACCTGGCACCGCCAGTAAACGCCGGCGTATGGTCCAGTCTGCCGTGGTTTTTAAGGTCATGCCATCGTCGTGATCGGATCGCAAGGCGATAAACAGAATTTCCCCCATCACCGAAGCGATTGGGGTCAGGATCGGCGAGGGCAAGTCTTGTGGCAGTGCGCTACGCGCCAATTGCAGTTTTTCGGCGACGATCTGCCGAGCCTGATAGATGTCGGTACCCCAGGCAAATTCGACATTGATCACCGCAAAGCCGACACCCGTGGTGGAGCGGACCCGACGCACACCCGGCGCGCCGTTCATGGCGGCCTCTATGGGAAACGTCACCAGTTGCTCCACTTCCGCCGGCGCCATGCCGTGCGCTTCGCTCATCAGGGTGACCGTCGGCGCCGTCAGGTCGGGGAACACATCCACCGGCATGCGGGTGGTTTCATAACCGCCCCACAGCAACAGCAATAATCCTAATAACAGGACAAACAGGCGATTCTTCAGCGACCAATCCAGCAGCCATCCAATCATGACACTCCCCCTTAATGGACGTGGCCATGCACGGCAGCGCCGGGCGCGGTTGCCGCGAGATACACCAGATAAGCGCCTTGGGTGACGACACGGTCAGTCGGCGCGAGACCGTCTTTGACTTCGACAAAACCCGAGTCTCGTACACCCAGCTTGACCAGTCGACGCTCGAAAGACTCGCCGCCGGTCTGAACGAACACCACGGAGAGTCCGTTATCATCGACCAATGCCGATTCCGGCACCGCCAACGCCTCGGTCGCCTGTCCGGTAAACAAGCGTACCCGAGCAAAAGACTCTAAAGGCAGGCGCGGATCAGGCCGGTCGAGCTCAAAGATCACCGGCAAGGTGCGATGTACGGGATCGATCACCGTTGCCAGCGATACCAGTCTGCCATTTTCGCCGGGCCTGATTTCGAAAACATCATCGTAACCGTCAACCTTGAAGGCTGCGCCGCTGATTTGAGCGAGTTGTGCGGAATCCGCTTCCGGCACCCGAGCCTCCAGCCAAAGCCGACCGCGATCAACGACTTGAAACAGTTTCTCACCGCTTTCCACATAGCGGCCGTTACTCACAAACGATTGCGCGATAATGCCTGCCAGTGGCGCTTTGAGAGGAATCCCGCTGCCGCTGGCATCGGCAGGCTGGCGGTATTGATTCAGGCGTTTTTGCGCGGCTTCCATTTCAGCATGCGTCAACTCATGCGTGGTTTGCGCGGTGAGGGTTTGGCGCTCGGCCATCACGCCGCTGTCCAGCAACATTTTGGCGCGGTCATGCTCTTTATGCGCCAAGTCGTGACGCAGTTGCGTCTTACGGGCTTCCTCGCTCAAGGATGCCATATCGCCCCGTTCGGCCAGACGCGGCACGATGGACGCCAAAAGTTGGCCACGGGCCACCTCATGGCCCACCACGGGCATCTGCTCGGGAAATATGACGATGCCGGCACTCGGTGCCGTCAGGGTTGTTTCCGCGTTGGAAGGCGCATGCAATACTCCCGTAGCCGGCAGCGAGGCACGCAAGGTTTTGCGCTGAACCAAGGACGTAGCGTGTAGTGGTCAACTTTTTTCGGACACCAAAATAGGTTGTTGATCTGCCATTTTCATTTCATAGCCGTTGGGCGGCAGGTAGCCCAATGACGAATGCAAGCGCCGACTGTTGTAGAAATTGACGATATAGTCGGTCACGTCTCGGATGGCCTCGGTATGGTTGGCATACTGGCGGTGCCAGACGCGCTCCATTTTAAGATTCAGAAAGAATCGCTCCATTACGGCATTGTCCCAGCAGTTGCCCTTACGACTCATGCTGCCCTGAAAACCATGATGGGCCAGTAACGCCCGATATTCGTGACTGGCGTACTGACTACCCCGGTCGGAATGGACGATCAGGCCCGGCGGCGGTCGGCGCTGGGCGATGGCGATTTGCAAGGCGGTGCAGACCAGTTCTGTCGGCATGTTGGGTGCCATGGCCCAACCGACGATTTTGCGCGAATAAAGATCCAACACCACCGCCAGATACAGCCAACCGCTCAGGGTCCGTATGTAAGTAATGTCCGAGACCCAAGCTCGGTTGGCCTCGGCTTGCTCAAACTGGCGATCCAACACGTTCTCGTACACCGGCAGGTTGTGGTTGCTATCGGTGGTATGCACAAACTTGGGTTTCCAGATCGGCTTGATCTGGAGTTCCTTCATCAGGCTGCGCACCCGATGACGGCCAATCTCGATTCCCTGTTCCGCCAGTTCCTTGCGCAGACGACGACTGCCATAGCATTGACCGGTGGCTTCGAACAGACTGCGCAGTCGAACCCGCGTGCCGCAAAGCGCTTGAGGCTGCCGTGCTCGTCTCTGGGCCGCATACCATCCCGACCGACTGACGCCCAGTAACTGACAACCCTGCTGCACCGTGACGACCTTCTCTGCCGTTAACTGGTGAATCACTTGGTGTTTCATCGCAGTTCCTTGGCAAAGAAGGCCGAAACCTTTTTTAGCAATTCGTTATCCGAACGCAGTTGCCGATTTTCTAATTCCAGCTGCCGAATCCGCTGCTGGTCAGGGGTTAACGGCTTACCTATGCCCGGTTGACCGGATTGCTCGGCCTGCACCTGCTTCAGCCAGCGACGTACCGCAGTCTCGCCCAGCTTCAGCTCCTGACAAACCTGAGGAACCGTGAGTCCCTGTTCATGGATCATTTGTACTACTTGCAGCTTGAACGCCGCATCAAAACTTCGCCTTTCTCGTTTCATTCGTTTCACCTTGAAGGTTGATAGTTTATCAACCTATTCGGGTGTCCGTTTTTATTAGACCACTACATTGCCGCCTTTTGGCGCAAGGGTTCTTCGAGATGTGCCGCGACATGCTTATCGATTCGCACATCAACGGCTGGCAGTAGCGTAATCTGACCTATGGATTCAGGCTTAAATTCCGAAGCCCGGTAGAATGCGGGCTGGGTAACGGCACATCCTTCCAGCAAGAAAAGCACACCGACTAACATGATTAGGATTGTTTTATGCCAACGGATAGTCATGACTCTTTCCCCCTCGTTATTTCTGGTGATGCAGATTTGCCATCATCAAATTTTCCTCAGCCGCTTTTTCGTAGGCATTGATCAATGCTTGGCAATGTTCTTTAAACCCTTCGGCTTGCCGGCCATAAAGATAGCTTTTAGCCTCGTATTGGCTCAAAAGCATCTTGTGTTCCTGGACCTTGGCCTGCATCTCCTTAGCGGTTTCTTCATAATGCTTTACCAACGCCTCATGCTGTACGGCCAGGTCCAAATCCATCGAATGAGGATTGATTTCACTACAGGCAGCTAGTAAGCCGGTCATTAAAAGCAAAGTAATCA comes from the Methylomonas sp. MK1 genome and includes:
- a CDS encoding TraX family protein; this encodes MYWDKFSCQMMNLAVREIFHRISQLTQITNSSKIQNRSSSIDLIKWLAISTMLIDHIHYIWPSLTGLFVPGRISYPLFCLIIAANINRSAQVDAFCIQSIRYFLWLAAFSLLSEPAYRVFFTKPLSLNVLPSLTLGFMIARMALQKKLMGIGVSIVAICLAYWFDGPLMYGVCGTLLPAAFLIAIRNSTVFWLMPAALSAWINRGDYLFTNITGLQLYPLLVLGTSFTVALFGLWLLRQPIQFRVWPVGRWAYFFYPGHLLILSAVRSIALTL
- a CDS encoding efflux RND transporter permease subunit — translated: MIGWLLDWSLKNRLFVLLLGLLLLLWGGYETTRMPVDVFPDLTAPTVTLMSEAHGMAPAEVEQLVTFPIEAAMNGAPGVRRVRSTTGVGFAVINVEFAWGTDIYQARQIVAEKLQLARSALPQDLPSPILTPIASVMGEILFIALRSDHDDGMTLKTTADWTIRRRLLAVPGVAEVISIGGDTKQYQVEVRPERLVAYGLSLNDVIEAVRASNTNASAGFLASGGQEYLIQGLGRVKQIEDLAQTAVSSPSGPVLLKHIADIRIGPAYKRGTGSHDGEPAVIIGIQKQPSVNTLELTERLEKTLNEIQTALPKGMSIDTNIFRQADFIAVAVANLGHALRDGAILVVIIVALFLLSARATLITLIALPISLIVAVLAMSASGATLNTMTLGGLAIALGALVDDAIIVVENIVRRLRERAEQPSPAPIAATVLRASHEILGSIVYATLIIMLVFVPLFFLSGIEGRLMQPLGFAYVVAIAASLLVAVTVTPALSSYLLPHSRTVTEVHESKLALGLKAYYTACLARVLPHWRWTVVASTGTIVATLIALALTGRSFLPEFNEGSLTIAVVTLPGTSLEQSDQIGQMAEKIILQLPETAATARRTGRAELDPHAQAVYASEIDVRLAMKDRDKETVLAELRRKLTLVPGANAVIGQPISHRIDHMLSGTRANIAVKIFGDDLAELRRLAQQVKGLVEAVEGAVDVSIDNPSDVPFLSVKFDRAAIARYGFTMEQVAEVLETAFQGKEVSRIFEGQTAFDLVVRYPSESKEDLDAVRATLLTSPSGAQLPLHALADIQKTRGPDTISREDVQRKLVVMANVAGRDLAGVVNDIRQRVTAQVQMPSAYHIEYGGQFESAQEAAQTLLILGAVVTAGIFLLLYVAFHSMRDALLVMLNLPLALVGGVIGVYVSGGILSVASMIGFITLFGIATRNGVMLVAHIRNLWEQEGVKDFTEVVRRGASERLIPILMTALAAGLGLAPLAFSGGEPGSEIQAPMATVILFGLLTSTVLNLLVVPVLYLRFGDLRNTVPGHLTRTEDE
- a CDS encoding efflux RND transporter periplasmic adaptor subunit — protein: MVQRKTLRASLPATGVLHAPSNAETTLTAPSAGIVIFPEQMPVVGHEVARGQLLASIVPRLAERGDMASLSEEARKTQLRHDLAHKEHDRAKMLLDSGVMAERQTLTAQTTHELTHAEMEAAQKRLNQYRQPADASGSGIPLKAPLAGIIAQSFVSNGRYVESGEKLFQVVDRGRLWLEARVPEADSAQLAQISGAAFKVDGYDDVFEIRPGENGRLVSLATVIDPVHRTLPVIFELDRPDPRLPLESFARVRLFTGQATEALAVPESALVDDNGLSVVFVQTGGESFERRLVKLGVRDSGFVEVKDGLAPTDRVVTQGAYLVYLAATAPGAAVHGHVH
- a CDS encoding IS3 family transposase (programmed frameshift); protein product: MKRERRSFDAAFKLQVVQMIHEQGLTVPQVCQELKLGETAVRRWLKQVQAEQSGQPGIGKPLTPDQQRIRQLELENRQLRSDNELLKKGFGLLCQGTAMKHQVIHQLTAEKVVTVQQGCQLLGVSRSGWYAAQRRARQPQALCGTRVRLRSLFEATGQCYGSRRLRKELAEQGIEIGRHRVRSLMKELQIKPIWKPKFVHTTDSNHNLPVYENVLDRQFEQAEANRAWVSDITYIRTLSGWLYLAVVLDLYSRKIVGWAMAPNMPTELVCTALQIAIAQRRPPPGLIVHSDRGSQYASHEYRALLAHHGFQGSMSRKGNCWDNAVMERFFLNLKMERVWHRQYANHTEAIRDVTDYIVNFYNSRRLHSSLGYLPPNGYEMKMADQQPILVSEKS